CACCACAAACCGGTGCTCTGGTGCCACCTAGAGGGAATGACGTGACACTACTCTATACTTTGACATTGACTTGACCGAGAGGAGGATGTTGTCAGGACACAGAAAGTGAGTGGATGTAAAGTGAGTGGCCCTATGATACATAATCCTGATTTGATTAACGAAACCAGAAAGTGATTAGAAACTGAAATAGAAGCAGCTGCTACAGTAACCTGTTGATCCAGCTGATAATACGCGTGTGGTCTATTATTGGaattttcttaaataaaaacaaaagctaaatTATGCTCCATTTCAAATTGCACAAAATTAAAAAGATCGCagattttgtgtctttgtcgtTGTTGTATGAAACCTTTTTGAAACTCAAACACTTTTCTGTGAAGCTTCTTCCACTTTGTGACTCGCCCTGAGCTGAAAATAGACTTAATCAGCTGCGTAAAGAAATCAGCTGTGCAACAcctgttttcaaatatttaacaagcccccccaccccccaccccctccctcccacacacacacacacacagacacagtcattCCGTCAAATTCTAAAAAAAGTTACAGAGCTTCCATCAATAAGCAGAGACGTGTTTCAAAAGGTTTGACTCGTGATTtattggaaacaaaaacaattttggCAGCTTACATGAAgacttttaaaacaatttaacaCACAATTCAGATCAAGGAATAAACGAAAAGTAATCGTGAACAAATGTGTTGGTGAAAAAACCTTAGTACACAagaggtaaaataaaacaaacttttcaacCACAGCTTGTGAGCAGACGAATACAGTGAATGTTGATACTCAAATGTCGTTCAAGATGTTGTGGCTTCCTTAACTTCAATTCTCTCACTTCAGTTCCCCGGCTGGCCTGATCCCTGGGATAACTTCTATGATACAAGTTGTAAATTCAAGCCAAATAGTCCAGGAACAACTTGGCAGTCCAGTTGCCGTGACTTCGGCCGCTCACTTCCAGGAGCCTGCCTTGCCCTTGGCGCTGCGGGAGGTCTTAGACGCTTTGGAGCCCCTCTGGTGGTCGTTGACTCGGTTTCGGAGCACGGAGATGTCGTACTTCTGCCTCTTGAGCTTCTCGGCCAGCTCGAACTTCTCGgcgtggagctggtggagccaCTGCCAGAGGTCCTGCGCCTTCTCCGCCAGCTTCTCCTGGTTCAGGTGGTCGATGTTGAGCGGCTTCCTGCGCTCCAACAAGgccttcttcttttcctcccgCGCCGTCAGCTTCTTGCCCTTCTTCTGGTCCACCTTCTGCAGGTAGCCGCCAAAGGACTTGTTGGTgaatatcttcttcttcttggcctCCTCGTCGGCGCGCAGTttggctgcctcctcctcacgCCTGGTCCTCTCCTCGACCAGCCGCGTTTGGCGCTCACGGTCCTGCTCGGTGCGGACGCGTTGCTGCTCGGCCCTGTCAGAGCGGCGGTGCTCCATCCGGCTACGCAGCGCCAacagttcctcctcctccttctgccGGTTGGAGAAGTGCAGCTCGATCAGCGTCTGCAGGTCGTTGAAATCCTTCTCTACTCTCTTGCGGTGGAGGTCGTCGAAATCTACCTTCTCACCATCAGGGAGCTTTGGAGGAGCAATGTTTGGCACATAAGTCGTCTTGGGTCTCGGTTTAGACCCTTCTCCCTGCTCGTTCCCCTCTGCatgctcctctttcttttctgccTCATCAtctgtctgctcctcttcctcttcctcattcacctcctcttcttcttcttcttcttcctcctcctgctcattCTCCTCCACAAATTCCTCAGTGTCTGACATGATGGGACCTCGGAAGCTGTACGGGCACGAGAAAGCAGGAGGAACACCAAGACCAGCTGGTGTTTCAGAGACGACTGGGGTCTCGGGCTTGTAGCTCGGGGGGTTTTTAAGGCTTTCGCCATCACCATGTGACCGTAGAGCTGACCACAGTCTCCAGAGTGTGGGTCAGCAGCGGGGCGGATTTTGAGACAGATGGAATGGTCTATTTTCTCCTTCACCAAGTCTTGTCAGTCACATACACCCCCACTTATCCCCTAAAGACCCCCTGCTGTCGACTCTGACCCTGCAGGGCTCCTCATTCCTTTGTAAGGACAAGATGAGAGACTATTTCAGACTCacaacagatgcacacacacacacacagacacacacagttgtgcTTTCCAGTCccacaaaacaagaacaaataaCAATCCATTCTTTCAAAGGCCCCCGGAGCCGCCTGCACCGACAAGAGGCAGAAATTcccaagcagaaaaaaaacaacgcAACACAACTCCTACACAAATCGTGGATCGTTCCAGTGACGTACTTGAGCAGGCAGTGTTTAAGAACTTCCATTAGCGACGCAAATTGCGATCTCTTAAGTGCGTAAGAGCCAGCGAGGATTTTAATGATGGGAAGCTACAGCTGTCACATTTTCCAAATTGAGCTAATACCTTAAATATCCTGTGCCGGGGATATTCAAGGTATTAACACCAACAGACAAAGGTTATTTTTGAGTCAAAATAAATGACTGTAAGTGTAAATGGAAATGTGTGAATCTATCTGTACGTAAAGAGAAGCCCGACTGATTTATGGATAATAtcggccgatatgagcctttgaCAGACAAAGTGGTATCCGTGTTTATGTTTGCCGaaatgaaaacttattttacagtCAAAGACGATACAGAAAATGTGCATTAATTTTCGGAATTCCAGGTCTATGAAtcggttgtatttgtgttatccGTTTATTTATAGTTATCTATAATAAAGGTTACGATTAAACTGTATAAAATCAAGGCTCAATTGCAGTTCACTGCCATAAGGATtcaataacaacattttttacTAACCATTACCAGTTTTCATGTATATATACCAGCCAGTACATTGGTATCGGAACGTTTTACTCCCTCATATCATCTATCAGCGTCATCTGCTGCCAAAaatctgttattattatttatctaaaGTTTtccctgcaaacacaaacagtttgaaGAGAGACCGGCCTCATAAAAAACCCTCAATAAGAACAACGACGTGCAAGATGAGCTTTACTGCTCCGACCTCGTCGCCATTTTGGAATGTAATGAAAACATTCTTGCTATCGGAGGCGTTCTGCTTTCAGCACCGAGAGGATTAAAACGTAATTGCACCCACGAGGCAACATTTAAACGCCGACGTCGAGAATGTATGTTATCACGTCTTGAGTTATCAGTGGAAAAGGACATATGCAATTTTCAGAGGATGAGATAagtgacaaagagagacaggTGCATGCGAGAATCCCAATTTAACAGCCACCTCCTTAGGATAAGTTATTCTGCTGTAGATCACACATTGTCTCCTGGGCGTTATGTTTCAGTGCTGCTATAAATCTTCTGGAGCTCAGATTATAATCGTGGCCTTAAAGGACCACGAAACGAGTCTTAAAGCCTGTGAGAGAATGTCCCGCGTCTGTCTCGTCCCGGAGTGGACGGAGCTGTGCTGCAACATGCCTGTGCACAACATGAGGACAGCAGGTGGCTCCAGTATAATCAAGGTCCCTCGGTCGCTGCTGCCAAGGGACAACTGTGTCCATCAGCAAAGACAGACAACAAATGACGAGGGCTATgaatagacacagacacagatccGAATGAGGGATACAGTAGGACTCCTGTGTGTTTAAACCTCATCCAACTGGTTTACAATCCAATACAAAACAGTTGAAGAGGCTGTCGTCCTGGTAAGATCAGAGTAATaatgaagcagcttcaggattACAGCAGGGACAATAATCAAACCAGTGTTTCTGCACAGTTTGAGTCACAGAGTTCAAGAAAAGTTTGTGTCGCTCACGAGAAGCAGCTGCTAGAAAAACCCTGGATGCACAGTGACCTCGTCTGGTCAACGCTGTGCAACTGCAGTTAAGTGTCACTCAGTGATTCTCTACGGTTGAGGTTGAAATGATTGtttgattttttgtttgttggtttgtttgtcagcaggattacgcaaaaactagaGCGTGGATTTCCACAACACTTGCTGGAAGTACGtgggacatgggtcaagaaagaaccaatTCAATCTCTGATTACTCACCCATCACTGCTGAGTTATCCCCAGTAGCTCACATCTTCTTATTTTGTCCAGTCACCTGTggtcaaacaaaagaaaaacattcatttatattgttaatattaaaaaaacatatttcaataGCTGTCATGTCATGTGACCAACTGGCTCCAAACCAATGCTGTATTGTTTTATCACACTAGATAAACAAGACACACCTCTTTTGTAAATCATATTTGTCCTGTTCATCCAGGGTAAGAAAACAATTCAGCTTTAGTTTGGAGTCAGTTACATGACGTGGAAGCTATTGGAACAAAACATGctttttattaattatataaatattaagaaGTACTCAAACTAAATTAAAGGGGTGTGTCCTATTTATCGAGGGTAATAGGAATcagtgggtcacatgacatggaatcaattgaaagaaaacaaaatatgaataagaaatataaaaagcaaTACAATCTATATGAGTATAAGAgttgtgtcttttttctctAATGTGTTATAATGTTATCTGATATGATTTGGACTAATTGGGTCACATGACACGGAAGctattgaaaaaatataaatattcacatAAAACACTAGAAACAGTACAATCTAGTAAACAGTAGGTGTGTCCTGTTTATCTATgtgttttcatataaaatataagaagtactaaaattcaattaaaaggGGTTTGTCCTATTTATCTGGGGCACCAATATTCTCTGATATGATTGGCGTCAGTGTGTCACATGACGCGGAAGCTGTTAGACCGGAAGGGGATGTGGGAGTTGTAGTTCTTTAACAGGTAGGTCAAGTTTTCTGACTTTAACAGCGTGAACTTGAACTTTGAAAACGTCATTAACTGTTTCGTTAATTAAAAACTGCGTTAAGTGTTTTGTTGTGAGTGTAAAACCGGAACTTAGCACTTAAGCTAACAGGTAACAAGCTAGTTTTCAGCTTCAGTGTAAAACTTATGGTTGAAATACTTTAATTTCCACGTGTTTCCGGTTTTTAACGTGTCACAGATTTCATTACCTCCACGTCACCAGAGACattcaaaccccccccccggTGCTCGGGCTCAGCTCTGCGGGGATGAGGACGTGATTCAGCGGCTGTGTTGCCTCCGTGTGTCCGCTCGGCAGCACCGGTGCCGCCCCCCCCTCACTCCACAGCGCCTCCCGCTGGCTGCGGGCGGGGGCGGTCACATGTCTCGCATGTGTTCCTCCAACGACTCCGCCCCTCCCCGCGTGCGCTGCTTACTAAAGCGGGGGCAGTGGGTGTGACACATCGAGGacacctccagctgcagctcctctctccggTAATAACAacactttcatttaaaattctCACATAAACAACATTAGTTTCCTGAAACCTCGTGTTTACAggcgtgtttgtgttgttgtgcgtgtgtctgctgcacaacaacacaacatgcatcaCGTGAggaacagtgtgtgtctgttccagCCCGTGAGGACAAAGCGGTTGTGCTGTACACTCAGTACTCTGTGTACCCGCAGCGTGCGTGTGGCttccacacgcacacaacctCAGTGTTACGCTTTTAATTGGGCGTTAAACGAGGTCACTGTTTGGTTCTGGAGTGAAATCAAGTCCAGTGTTAGATTCATTTAGATCTGTTTTTTATAATGAGTgagttatttatatattgttgCACAGATATGCTGGTGTGCAGGAATTCACAGGATCCACCAGATCAAACTGAGAAGTTGTGACGTTATTAAAAGCAAGAAGGAGATATCTCTTTTAAAACATATGTACCGGCTCATTAACCATGCAttggaaataaaatacacaaaacccTGATAATGCACCGAGGGGAACAGTATGTGTGG
Above is a genomic segment from Hippoglossus hippoglossus isolate fHipHip1 chromosome 23, fHipHip1.pri, whole genome shotgun sequence containing:
- the tnnt2c gene encoding troponin T2c, cardiac, with protein sequence MSDTEEFVEENEQEEEEEEEEEEVNEEEEEEQTDDEAEKKEEHAEGNEQGEGSKPRPKTTYVPNIAPPKLPDGEKVDFDDLHRKRVEKDFNDLQTLIELHFSNRQKEEEELLALRSRMEHRRSDRAEQQRVRTEQDRERQTRLVEERTRREEEAAKLRADEEAKKKKIFTNKSFGGYLQKVDQKKGKKLTAREEKKKALLERRKPLNIDHLNQEKLAEKAQDLWQWLHQLHAEKFELAEKLKRQKYDISVLRNRVNDHQRGSKASKTSRSAKGKAGSWK